The Paenibacillus dendritiformis region GCTGCGGTCGACAGCTTTCTGAGCGACCAATCGGTCAGCTCCGCTTCGTCCTCGCTCGAGAGCGTACGCTCGTGGGAGCGGGCTCTGAAGGAGAACCCGGGCGCCAACCTGGCCATTATCTCGGTACCGGGCCAATACGCGGCGGGGGAAGCGGAAAAAGCGCTCGATTATGGCCTGCATGCGTTCATTTTCAGTGACAATGTGTCTGTGGAGGAAGAACTGAAGCTGAAGCAGAAGGCGCATGAAAAAGGACTGCTCGTCATGGGTCCGGATTGCGGCACGGGGATCTTGTCGGGGGTTCCGCTCGCCTTCGCGAACCGCGTCAAGGCAGGCAATATCGGCGTCGTCGGCGCCTCGGGCACAGGCATCCAAGAGGTGACGACGCTCATCGACCGCATGGGCGGCGGGATCAGCCATGCGATCGGTACTGGCGGGCGCGACCTCTCGGAGTCGGTCGGAGCGATTACGATGCTGGACGGCATCCGCGGACTGGAGCATAACGACCAGACCGAGGTGATCGTCATCGTGTCCAAGCCACCGGCGAAGGCGGTGCGCGATCAGGTGGTCCGCCAGCTGCAAGGGATGTCGAAGCCGGCGGTTACCCTGTTCCTCGGAGAGAAGCCGTCCGCACATGAAGGCAATGTCTATCAAGCCTATACCTTGGAAGAAGCAGCCAGAATTGCCGTCGACCTGGCCAAAGGCGCCGATGTGCAGCCGCTGTACAGCGTGCCGCTCGACGTGCCGAAGATGGATTTGCAGCCGGGGCAGACCTCGATTCAAGGCCTGTATGCCGGCGGTACCCTGGCCGCTGAAGCAGCGATGCTCATCGCGGATGCGCTTCAATTGAAAGACGGCCTGATTCATGAAGACGGTTACGTCCTCAAATCGAACGGTCATGCGATTGTCGATTTGGGCGATGACATGTATACGCAGGGCAAGCCGCATCCGATGATCGATCCGGCTACCCGGGTTCAGTATATCGAGAAGGCGGCCCAAGATCCGGCGACAGCGGTCATTCTGTTCGACGTCGTGCTTGGATACGGCAGCCATGATGATATGGCGAGCGTGCTGGCGCCGGTGATCGAAAGAGCGATTGCGAAGGCGAAGGCGGAAGGGCGCAACCTCTACTTTGTGGGTGTCCTGTGCGGCACGCAGCAGGATCCGCAGTCTTATGCGGAGCAGAAGCGCAAGTTCGAAGAAGCGGGCGTGCTGGTGAAGGAGAGCAATAATCAAGCGGTGCGCACGGTTCTGGCGATGATGAACCTCAGCCTGGAGGACGCGCCGAAGACGCACCGTCCGGCGGCAGCGGTCATGCCGGAAGAGACCTCCGCGTCCGCGCCTGTCGCGGCGCTGCTTGGCGGGAAGCCTTCCGTCATCAATGTGGGGCTGCAGAAGTTCACGCAAGCCATTCTTGCAAGCGGCGCCACGGCAATTCAATACGATTGGCGGCCGGTTGCGGGCGGCAGCGTGAAGATGCAGCGCGTATTGAAGCTACTGAACGAGTACCGGTTTACGAATTAGTATCCGGTGTCGCTTTTCCCGTGGACGATGAATCCACTCCTGTGAACCGCGTCCATGACGAACCATCGACGCCGCAGACGAACAGCTGGGAGGGAATTACAAATGAAATTTAATACTATTGATGAAGCCAACCAGGCGGTAATTGACAAGATTTCCGGCGGCACGCCGTTCCTCGTCGATGCCGTGCCGGCTCACACCGTTATTCCGGAACTGGAAGGCAAGACGCTGCTGCATGCAGGTCCGCCGATCGCCTACCAAGACATGACGGGACCGATGCAAGGCTCATGCGTAGGCGCCGCGTTATTCGAGGGCTGGGCGAAGGACGAGGCTGAGGCCCGCGCCATGCTGGAACGGGGCGACATCCGCTTCATGCCGTGCCACCATGTGAAGGCCGTCGGACCGATGGGAGGCATCACGTCCGGCAATATGCCGGTATTCGTCGTCAAGAACCGCTCCGAAGGCAATGAAGCGTACTGCATTATGAATGAAGGCATCGGCAAGGTGCTTCGCTTCGGCGCTTATTCGGAAGAGGTCATCACGCGCCTGAGATGGATGAGGGACGTGCTCGGCCCGACGCTGTCCCGCGCGTTGAAGGCGACGGAGGAAGGTCTGAATCTGAATGTCATGATCGCGAAGGCGATTACGATGGGGGACGAATTCCATCAGCGCAACATCGCCGCTTCGCTTGTCTTTTTGAAGGAAATCAGCCCTTATATCGTTAGTTTGGATATGGATAAGCAAGAGATGCAGAGCGTCATTAAATTTTTGGCGGATACGGATCAGTTCTTCTTGAACATCATGATGGCGGCGTCCAAGGCTGTCATGGACGGTGCGCGCACGATCGAAGCCGGCACGGTGGTCACTGCGATGTGCCGTAATGGACGCGACTTCGGCATCCGCATCAGCGGCATGGGCGACGAATGGTTCACCGCGCCGGTGAACACGCCGCAGGGACTGTTCTTCACGGGCTACTCGCAAGAGGATGCCAACCCGGACATCGGCGACAGCGCGATTACGGAGACGTTCGGCGTCGGGGGGATGGCGATGATTGCCGCTCCGGGCGTAACTCGCTTCGTCGGGGCCGGCGGATTCCACGATGCGCTGGCGACGAGCAACGAGATGGTCGAGATCTCGATCGACCAAAATCCGAACTTCACGGTTCCAACCTGGAACTTCCGCGGCATTTGCCTCGGCATCGATGCGAGAAAGGTCGTAGAAACGGGAATTACGCCTGTAATTAATACCGGGATCGCCCATAAGGAGCCAGGTGTGGGACAGATCGGCGCAGGCACGGTCCGTCCGCCTGTCGAATGCTTCGAGAAGGCGCTGGAAGCGTATGCAGCCAAGCTCGGACTTCTGTAACACGCCGCAGCATACGCATTGTCTCAAGGGAGAGGAGATGGACGCCCAGCTTGGGGCGCTCCTCGCCCAGAGGCCGAAGGGCCGCGTCCACAGCATCTTCGAGAACGGCATCAACCTGGCGATGGGAGACTCGTTGATTTTTGTCGGCACGACGAAGAACGGCAGGCTTCCGTTCGGCATCCATATGGGGCAGGACAGCGTCAGCAGGCTGCGCCGCCATGTCCGGCTCGATGACACCGTCGTGGCTGAAGGGGCGGACACGATTCGCTTTCTCCATCCAGACGGTCCGCTGACGCTTGATCTGGCGCAGGCCGTCCCATTCCAGTATGAGATCCGATCGGATCGGTATCACTGTTTTCGTGATTTATTTCACGTAAACGAATTTATGAAAACCTGCCTCGCCTGGGGCGTGCCGACCGGACTCGATGTGGAATGGGACCGCTTTCTCGCGAATGAATACCGGCCGGATGAACCGCAGTACGCTGTGGTGCGGCAGGCGGAGCAGCTGCTTGACGGCCTGTTGTCCGGCGAGGTTCAAGCGGTCGAGGCGCCTTTGCGCTATTTTCTTGGGCGAGGGCCGGGACTGACGCCGTCGGGAGATGACTTTCTCGTCGGCGTGCTGGCCGTTCATAAGCTAACCGGCGCCTTTCATCCCGCGTGTGTGGCCAGCTTGCGTCATATGGTGGAGAGAGAAGCCATCACGACGGACGTCAGCAGAGCCTATTTGCTTCATGCGCTGCAAGGCCGCTTCAGCGACAAGGTCACCCGGGTGATGAACGCGATGGTAAGGGAAGATATGAAAGATATAGAAAACGCAGCTCCGCTCAATGCCAATCTTGAGCAGATGCTTCAGACCGGACACAGCTCCGGGATCGATACGGCATTCGGGATCGCCAGTGCCATCATGGCCCTTAGGAGGTAGGAAAGAACATGTCAAAACGAGTTGTGATCGCATTTGGGGGCAACGCCATCTTGCAGCCTCATCAAGCTGCAACCTATGAGAACCAGCTTGCCAATGTGCGCAGCAGCAGCAAGAAGATTGCCGATATCGTGGAAGCGGGCTACGAAGTCATCATTACGCACGGCAACGGCCCGCAGGTGGGATTGATTTTGCAGCAAAATGAAGAAGCGAAAGAGGTTGTTCCACCATTTCCATTGGACGTGTGCAGTGCGGAGTCTCAGGGCTTCATCGGATACATGATTGATCAATGCTTGAAAAACGAGCTGCGCAAGCGGGGGTTGCCGCAGCAGGTCGTCAGTGTGCTTACCCAGACGAGAGTATCACCGGAGGATGAAGCGTTCCTTCATCCAACGAAGCCGATCGGCGTCTTCTACACCGAGGAAGAAGCGAAGCGGCTGATGCAGGACAAAGGCTGGAACATGCAGGAAGATGCAGGCCGGGGGTGGAGACGCGTCGTGCCTTCGCCGCAGCCGCAATCGATTGTGGAGGCGGATACGATTATGAAGCTCGTCGCAAGCGGTGCCATTGTCATTGGCGCCGGCGGCGGAGGCATTCCGGTCGTGCAAGCCGAGGACGGCACGATTGCCGGGGTCGAAGCGGTGATTGACAAGGATCGCAGCGGTCTCAAATTGGCCCAGGAAGCGAACGCCGATATTTTTATGATGGTCACCGATGTGAAAAATGTCTATATTCATTACGGCAAGCCGGAGCAGAAGGCGCTGGGGCATATCACTACGGAAGAAGCCAAGCAATATGTCCGGGAAGGGCATTTCTCCAGCGGCAGCATGGGGCCGAAGATGGAGGCCGCCCTGGCATTTGCGGAACTTGGCAAGCACGCTATCATTTGCTCGCTTGACGATGCCGCTCTGGCTCTTCAAGGAACAACCGGAACGCATATTTCCTAATATAGTACAGGCAACCGACAGGCTGCGCAAAGCGGAAGAAGACCGCTTGCGCAGCCTTTTTCTTCGATACAAGCCTTGCATCACCGCTCATCCCGCTGAATATAGTGGAAGTGGCAGCATAAATTTTTCCTTACAAGTTTTTTACAATCCGATCATCGTCTGTTAACAATACGCCCGTACATTGAATAGGTGCGGCAAAAAAGGGGGGAAACGTCCCGCGCATGCATGCAGAATCCGGCCCGCCGGCCGGGAAGAATCAACGAACAGTCCGGGGGACTGCACGAAAAGGAGCTTGATTACGAAATGGATATGAAATCATGGCTGCGGCCGCTGCTGGCCGGCGCGCTCGCTATCAGCCTGACAGCGTGCTCCGGCGGAGAAGGAGCAGGGACCACGGCGGATGTAAAGGAGCCGCCTGCCGGCTTGAAGGAAGACACGACGCCGGTGACCATTCAATACTGGCATGCTCATGCCGAAGCCCAGATCGAAGGCTTGAATGCGCAGATAACGGCGTTTCAGAAGAAATATCCGCATATTACGGTCGAACCCGTCTATCAGGGAGGATATGGGGATCTACATAAAAAATTGCAGGCGGCGGTCGCGGCCAATGACGTGCCGGACGTGACCAACGTGGAGGTCGCTTCGCTTCCGAACTTCGCCGAGGGCGGCGTGTTCGCCGATCTGACGCCATGGATCGAGCGTGACAAGGTGGAGCTGGACGACTTCGCTTCCGGGATGCTGAAGGCGTATGCCTACCAAGGGAAGCAGTACGGCTTCCCGCTTATCGTCAGCACGAGCGTATTCATCTATAACAAGACGCTGCTAGATGAGCTGGGCGTGGAGCCGCCGCAGACATGGGGCGAGATCGACGCCTTCAACGCGAAGGTCGCCAAGCGGGACAACGGCAAGACCACTCGTTATGCCTTCTCGGTGCCGGGCTGGGATACCTGGTATTATGATCCGTGGCTGATCAACGGCGGCGGCCGCATCCTGTCCGAAGACGGAAGCGAAGCCGCGGTGCAGACGCCGGAATCGCTCCGGTATGTGGAGAATTTCCACCGTTGGCTGAAGGAAGGCGTCATCCATATGGGCTACGGCAAAGGCGCCTCCGACAATATGCGCCAGATGTTCCTCGGCGGTGAGATCGCCATGGTGCAGCATACGTCGGCCATGCTGAAGATGTACCGCGAGAATGCCGGCTTCGAGGTCGGGGTGTCCTTCCTGACGGGAGATCAGGTGCGCACCTCGAATATCGGGGGCGCCGGCATCGTCATGATGGACGGCATCAAGGATGACAAGAAGAGGGAAGCCGCCTGGAAATTCATTCAGTTCATGACATCGGCCGAACAAAATATTGCTTGGGCGGAATCGGTCGGATATTTGCCGACGCGGAAGTCGGCCATCGCCTCGGAGGAAGGACAAGCTTACTTTTCCAGATGGCCGCAGTACAAAGCGGTGTTCGATCATTTCGATAATGTGACCCCGCGCCTGCAGCATCCCGCTTATCCGGAATTCAGCGAGGTGTACAAAGAAGTGATCGGCGAAATGATTTTGAACGGGGCGGATCCGGTGCCAATGATGAAGGATGCCGCAGCCAAAATCAATGACATCCTGGCGGAGCATGAGTGATGGGCATGCGGGATGAGACGTTCACCCATTCGGTACCAACAGGGCAGGAGGCGGCGAAGGCCGCCCCGGCTCGCTTGCGGCGGAGCCGAAGACAACGGCGGGAGAGCTGGAAGGACCTGTCCTTTGCGCTGCCGGCGCTCGGATTTCTGGCTGTGTTCCTGTATTACCCTCTGCTGAATTCTATCTATATCAGCATGACGAATTGGAACATGACGCGTCCAACGCAGAAATTCGTTGGCGCCAACAATTATGTATGGCTGTTGAACAATGAAGACTTCTATCATTCGCTCAAAGTGACCTTGCTCTACACGGTGATGGACGTCGCCGGCACGCTCGGCATCGGGCTGCTGCTTGCCCTGCTTTTCAATGTTGCGTCTTCACGTCTGTTCGGCTTCATGCGGGGCATTGTCTTCATGCCGCATTATATTTCGATGGTCGTCGCGGCGATGGTCTTCACATGGATTTACAACGGGCAGTACGGCTTGCTGAACAGTCTGTTGAATGCGTTCGGCTTCGACTCGGTCGGGTGGCTGGTCGATCCGTCCACGGCGCTGCCGGCGCTGGTCGCCGTCTCTGTCTGGAAGGGAGTCGGCTTCGCGATGATTCTGTTCATCGCGGGGATACGGGGCATCCCGATGGAGTACTATGAAGCGGCCGCCATCGATGGCGCGGACCGGGTGCGGCAGTTCTGGCATATTACGCTGCCGCTGCTGTCTCCGATGACGCTGTTCCTGCTGATTACAACGTTCATCTCGTCGATGCAGGTGTTCCAATCCATCGACATTATGACGAACGGGGGGCCGCTCAAGGCGACCAATGCGATCGTCTATTGGATTTACACGATGGCGTTCGTCGAGTTCAAGACGGGACGGGCGATGGCGCTCGTGATGGTGATGTTCGTCATTATTTTGGTGCTCGCCTTGCTGCAATGGTGGGCGAGCCGGAAGAAGGTGCATTATGAGGGATAACCGCATGGCGGGCCAACGGAACAGGAAGCTGATGCATGCCGGCCGCCTTGCGCTTGCCGTCATCGTCACCGCTCTGCTGTTCTTCCCGGTCTATTGGCTCATTGTCAGCTCGCTGAAGACGCAGCAGGAGATGCGGCTTGCGGTGCCCACCTTCTGGCCGCATACCTTCTCCTGGAGCAACTATGCCGAGGCGTTCCGGATTATTCCTTATGCGCGCTTCTTCGGCAATACGCTTCTCATGTCCGCAGGCATCGTCTTGCTCCAATTGAATGTGGCGCTGCTGGCCGCGTTCGCGTTCGCCAAAGGCAGTTTTCGCGGCAAGGAAGTCTTGTTCTTCCTCGTGCTGGCGGCCATGATCGTGCCGGATCAGGTGACGTTCGTGCCCGTCTATGTCATGATGTCGAAGCTCAACTGGCTGGACACGTTCTGGGCGTTAATCATTCCGCACGGGGCGTCCGCGTATGGAATCTTCCTGCTCCGGCAAGCATTCAAATCGGTCAACAACGATGTGCTGGAAGCGGCGCGTGTGGACGGAGGAGGGCGGCTGACGCTGCTGTACCGGATATTGCTGCCGATGACGATGCCTACCGTCGTGACCTTGGCGGTGCTGCAATTCATCAGCGCCTGGAATTCTTATTTCTGGCCGCTCATCATGACCAATTCGAATGACATGCGCGTGCTTACCGTCGGCATCAGCATGCTGCGCGATTCGATTGCCGGCGATGAAGCGATGTACTTCCATATTATTATGGCCGCCAGCGTCATGGCGATTGTGCCCATCGTCATTCTGTTCACGTTCATGCAGAAGCATATCGTCTCCGCGATGGCCAACTCCACCTTCAAATAAAGGATGGCCCCAGCCATCGGCACAAAAAAAGGGATGCCGCCAGCCTCTTCAGGCCGGTGGCATCCCTTGTCCGTGCAGGGAGGGCAATTAGAACACTTGAACGACTTCCGTAATGCCTTCCACTTCTTCTACCAATGCGCGTTCAATACCCGCTTTGAGGGTAATGGTGGAGCTTGGGCAGCTGCCGCATGCGCCCATCAGGCGCAATTTGACAATACCGTCCTCGACGTCGACCAATTCGACATCCCCGCCGTCACGCTGCAGGAACGGACGCAGTTTATCCAGCACTTCCAGCACTTCATCATACGTGCTGTTCTGTGTTTGTTCACTCATCTTTCGCCAACTCCTTTCATCCATGCTCCTTTTATTATATTATAAAGCTATTCGAAATCAAAGGCACTACATGAAAGCGGGGAAATATCTATGCGTCCGATCATTGAGTTATGCGTGAATAACGTGCATCAGGGAACGGACCAGTTGATGAAGCGGCTCGCCGCTCTTCCGGAGGTCGATGTGATCGAATACGGCTGCCTCGGCAACTGCGGAGAGTGCTTCCTGTTCCCATATGCGTATGTGAACGGGGAGATTGTGGCGGCGGAGACCGCGGAGCAATTATATGATGTGATTATGGAGCAAGTTAGGGAAATACAAGCATGGGAGCAGCCGGACGCCGATTGACGCCGCTGCTCCCATGCTTTGTATAAGGGTTATCCGAAATGCTGCTTGGACATCCACAGCACGCCGCTCTTGATGACGCGCGGAACGTAGCCGACCATCGTGCGCTTGCCGAGCAAGCCGAAGCCGGCCTTTTTGCCGAGGGAGCCGAGCACGCCTTTGAGCTTGATTTTGCCCAGATGCGGCGTCTCGTTCTTCCAGATCGCCTTGATGACATCGGCAATCTGTTCTCCCTGGGCTCCGGCCGCTTGCGCGCTCGGGGAGAACGGCAAGCTGGCGCAGTCGCCCACGACGAATACGTTCGGATAATCCGGAATCTGATGGTACGCATTCAGCAGCACGCGCCCTTGCGGATCTTTGGGCACCTGAAGCGCCTGGACGACCTCTACCGGCTGTATGCCGGCGGTCCATACCGTAGCGTGAGACAGAATCTCCTCTTCCTTGTCCTCCGTTCGGTTATAGATGACGCCCTTGTCCAGGCGGCTGACATGAACATGCGAGCGGAGCTCCACATCATGCTCCTGGAACCATTCGGACACATAGCGGGACAGCTTCTCCGGGAAGGCGGACAGCACCCGTCCGCCCCGATCCAGTATCCGGATGTTCAGATCGGGACGGCTCTCTCTCAATTCCGCCGCTGTCTCGACCCCGCTTAGTCCGCCACCGACGATGCTGACCTGCCCGTATGGCTTTACGTCGTTCAAGCGCTGATAGGTCTGTCTCGTGCTGGAGAGCGATTGAATGCTGCAGCCGAACTGCTCCGCGCCGGGGATGCCATGGAACTTGTCCGTGCAGCCCAGGCCAATCGCCAAATAATCGTATGCCATCGCATCATCATGCTCGAAATGAATGAGCCGATTGTCCAAATCGATGGCTTGGACATTGCCGTAATGAAGCTGGACGCGCGGATCGGTCGGAAAGGACACGCGAATATCGATATCCGGAACCGTCCCGGCCGCCAGCGCGTAGTACTCGGTCTTCAATCCTTGGTATGGCATGCGGTCAATCAATACAAGCTGTACGTCAGAAGGCAGATCGCCTTCTAACAACCGTTGAATAATGGCCAATCCTCCGTAACCGCCACCTAATATGACGTATCGTTTCATCCGTTCGACTTCCCCCTATGATGCCGGAATAATAGATAAAGTGCCGTCATCGACAGCGCCTACGTCGTATGGCTCCTCTCCACAAAACGGGTTGCTCGTGCACTGATGTCTGTCTATTCTATCTATTTATCTCTGTTCTTATCTCCAAAATCGAAGCTTGACCTGAAACCCCAGGCTATTCGTATACCTTCACTTCATTGTAGAAGGTGTCGCGCTCTACCGGAATCCGGCCTGCGCCCTTCACGAGCCAGATCAGTTCGTCGCGCGTCAATCCTTCCGGCGTCAGCGCGCCTGCGGCATGGCTGATCCGTTCCTTGACGAGCGTGCCGTGCACGTCGGAGGCGCCGAAGGTGAGGGCGACCTGGGTCAACTGCGTGCCGATGTTGATGAAATACGCCTTGATATGCTGAATATTGTCCAGCATGAGACGGCTGATCGCGATCGTCTTCAAGTCCTCGTACGCGGAGTTGCGCCGCTTGATGCTTGCTTTCGGACTCTTCGGCTGCATCGAGAGTGGTATGAATACCTGGAAACCGTTCGTCTCGTCCTGCAATTCACGAATACTCATCATGTGGCGCACCCGATCCTCATGCGATTCGATCGCGCCGTAGAGCATCGTGGTGTGCGTCTTCATGCCCAACTGGTGCGCCGTGCGGTGCACCTCCAGATACCGGTCGACGCCGGCCTTCTCCACGCGCATCTTCTTGCGGTATTCATCCGATAGAATCTCCGCGCCGCCCCCCGTCAGCGACTCCAGACCGGCGTCCATCAGCTGGCGCAGCACTTCTTCGATGCTCAAGCCGCTGATGCGGGTGAAGAAGTCGATTTCGGCAGCCGTATACGCTTTGAGCGTGACTTGCGGATATTTCTCCTTCAGCACGCGCAAGGAATCGACATAGTATTGGAACGGCACATGCGGGTTATGGCCGCCCACGATGTGGAATTCCCTTACACCCGGATGAATGTGCTGGTCGACATAATCGATCATTTCCTGCCCCGACAGCGTGTACGATCCTTCTTCTCCCTGATCCTTGCGGAAATTGCAGAAGGCGCAGTGCGCTTCGCAGACGTTGGTAAAATAGAGAGACATATTCTCGATGAAATATACTTTCTTCCCATTCTTGCGCAAATTCGCGAGATTCGCCAATTGACCCAAGGTCAACAAGTCGTCCGTCTCATACAAATATACACCGTCTTCCAGCGTCAAGCGTTCCCCACGCTCGACCTTGTCCACTATTTCGGCCATGCGGGTATCCGCATGACGGGCGATGACCGTTGTCATGCACAGGCCTCCTTCTCATTCATCTGCTCCTGGCCATCACTGGCATTCGGATGCGGGCACTGCATTCGGCGCTTGCGCGAACGCAGGAGCGGCGCATCGGATCCGATAGGCCGGTTACCGCCAGACGTTCGGCACGCGTCCGCCTTGCCCGGCCGAGCAGTCGTGCGCCAGCCGGTGGGCCGGCGCGGTCCATTTCCGAACAAAATAAAAACTCCTCGGCGAAATGTTGATTCCGTCGGAGGATTCAGTGAAACATATCACAGCTTCCGTAGTCACCTTCATTATACTCTTGCCTTCCAGAAGGGGCAATACATGATACGGGATAGCGGGAAACGGGAGATCGTTCTCTTGTAACGATCCGATGGGATGGGTATACTTAATACTACAAGGAGGGATTAGAATGATTACAATCAGCGATCAAGCGGTTGAGAAAATAGAGGAAATGATGGCCCAGGAGGAGAATCCGGCTTTGTTCCTGCGCATCGGCGTGCATGCCGGCGGCTGCAGCGGCTTCTCTTACGGCATGGGGCTGGACGATCAGGAGAGCGCCGATGACGTGCATATGACCTTCGGCCAGGTGAAGGTCGTCGTCGACAAAGAGAGCATCCCTTTCTTGAACGGACTCGTTATTGACTATAAGGAGTCGGGAATGTCCGGCGGCTTCACGATCGACAACCCGAACGCCATCGCCACCTGCGGCTGCGGCGCGAGCTTCCGTACCGCCCTTGCTCAGGGCAAGGCGGAGAAGTGTGACGATTGACGCCACGTCGTATTAGTACGGTTAATCACGGCCTCTCTAGCGGTAGATTCGTTACATTACCGTTACGGGAGGTTTTTGTTTGCTGATGTTCTGCCTATTTTGCGATATACCTGCATAAAAGAAATAGACCGCCCTCAGAAAAGGTTAATGGTCTATTCCTTTACTACTTTTCACAGCCACCGCCTTTGAAGCGGCTATTGCACTGGAGTCGTGTTACCGCACGGCTCCTTTTCTATTTATACGATAACATAGCGGTTTGTATACGCCACCCGTCGGGAACGTTTCCAATCGTTATGATCGTATACCATCACTATCGAACATCAACTTCACTTTCGGATACGGTATCCACAAAACGAAGCGAGTCGCTTGAAAAATGAAAAGGAAAAAGTTGCTCTTAGCCTTCCGTGGGGGCAATGCCTGCGCCTAGGGAGTTTTCTTATAAAAAACCTCCAGTTCCCGTGAAAAGGGCTGGAGGTTCTTCGCATCGTGTCGGCCCAGAATTGGGGAAGGGGAGAGCGCTATTGCCGCGCAGGCTCCTTGAGCGTCTTGCCGAG contains the following coding sequences:
- the mqnE gene encoding aminofutalosine synthase MqnE, with translation MTTVIARHADTRMAEIVDKVERGERLTLEDGVYLYETDDLLTLGQLANLANLRKNGKKVYFIENMSLYFTNVCEAHCAFCNFRKDQGEEGSYTLSGQEMIDYVDQHIHPGVREFHIVGGHNPHVPFQYYVDSLRVLKEKYPQVTLKAYTAAEIDFFTRISGLSIEEVLRQLMDAGLESLTGGGAEILSDEYRKKMRVEKAGVDRYLEVHRTAHQLGMKTHTTMLYGAIESHEDRVRHMMSIRELQDETNGFQVFIPLSMQPKSPKASIKRRNSAYEDLKTIAISRLMLDNIQHIKAYFINIGTQLTQVALTFGASDVHGTLVKERISHAAGALTPEGLTRDELIWLVKGAGRIPVERDTFYNEVKVYE
- a CDS encoding HesB/IscA family protein, whose translation is MITISDQAVEKIEEMMAQEENPALFLRIGVHAGGCSGFSYGMGLDDQESADDVHMTFGQVKVVVDKESIPFLNGLVIDYKESGMSGGFTIDNPNAIATCGCGASFRTALAQGKAEKCDD
- a CDS encoding NAD(P)/FAD-dependent oxidoreductase yields the protein MKRYVILGGGYGGLAIIQRLLEGDLPSDVQLVLIDRMPYQGLKTEYYALAAGTVPDIDIRVSFPTDPRVQLHYGNVQAIDLDNRLIHFEHDDAMAYDYLAIGLGCTDKFHGIPGAEQFGCSIQSLSSTRQTYQRLNDVKPYGQVSIVGGGLSGVETAAELRESRPDLNIRILDRGGRVLSAFPEKLSRYVSEWFQEHDVELRSHVHVSRLDKGVIYNRTEDKEEEILSHATVWTAGIQPVEVVQALQVPKDPQGRVLLNAYHQIPDYPNVFVVGDCASLPFSPSAQAAGAQGEQIADVIKAIWKNETPHLGKIKLKGVLGSLGKKAGFGLLGKRTMVGYVPRVIKSGVLWMSKQHFG